From Geomonas agri, one genomic window encodes:
- a CDS encoding cbb3-type cytochrome c oxidase subunit I: MMLIEYQSQRVSLWYFRLALVLFIQQVIMGLWLSINYAFTLPQDLVNVFPFSTAREIHTNVLVAWMLLGFMGGTYYILPPECGRELYSPKIAYAQLIIFVAAAVTAVIGFLFGWTRGKPLLEIPFPLNGLIVVAALLFIANVAMTIIQSKQKSALQWMLLGGVTFLAVMYLFGMPFYKNLNTDYYYWWWVIHLWVEGAWEVVTASIVAYIIMRVTGVDRKVVEKWLYVETGLFLFTGIVGTGHHYYWIGAPDYWIWWGGIFSALEPLPIVLMVVDTWMHVRERKNPIVNPLTWYYIIGLAIYHLVGAGLWGFMHTLPPINYYTHGSQVTVSHGHLAFFGAYALLNLTIFYFAMPRLKGINKYQDRLGKWGFWITTIGMFILGLVFGIAGILQTYLERFLDIGYSTAHLTMMFWFRVAFGVGLVFLAGVVITVYHLFTIKPSSIPAPEPVVTPASNI, from the coding sequence ATGATGCTGATCGAATACCAAAGCCAGCGGGTTTCGCTGTGGTACTTCCGTCTCGCCCTGGTGCTTTTCATACAGCAGGTGATCATGGGGTTGTGGCTCTCCATCAACTACGCCTTCACGCTGCCGCAGGACCTGGTCAACGTCTTCCCCTTCTCCACAGCCCGCGAGATCCACACTAACGTGCTGGTGGCCTGGATGCTTTTGGGATTCATGGGAGGCACCTACTACATCCTCCCCCCCGAGTGCGGCCGTGAACTCTACAGCCCGAAGATCGCCTATGCGCAGCTCATCATCTTCGTCGCCGCCGCCGTCACCGCGGTGATCGGCTTCCTGTTCGGTTGGACCCGCGGCAAGCCGCTCTTGGAGATCCCCTTCCCCCTGAACGGACTGATCGTGGTCGCGGCTCTCCTCTTCATTGCCAACGTCGCCATGACCATCATCCAGTCCAAGCAGAAGTCGGCCCTACAGTGGATGCTGCTTGGCGGCGTCACCTTCCTGGCCGTCATGTACCTCTTCGGCATGCCCTTTTACAAGAACCTGAACACGGACTACTACTATTGGTGGTGGGTGATCCATCTCTGGGTGGAGGGGGCCTGGGAGGTGGTAACAGCGTCCATCGTCGCCTACATCATCATGAGGGTGACCGGGGTGGACCGCAAGGTGGTGGAGAAATGGCTCTACGTTGAAACGGGGTTGTTCCTCTTCACCGGCATCGTCGGTACCGGCCATCACTACTACTGGATCGGCGCTCCCGATTACTGGATCTGGTGGGGCGGCATCTTCAGCGCCCTGGAACCGCTTCCCATCGTGCTCATGGTAGTGGACACCTGGATGCACGTGCGCGAGCGCAAAAACCCCATCGTGAACCCGCTCACCTGGTACTACATCATCGGTCTCGCCATCTACCACCTGGTCGGCGCAGGGCTCTGGGGCTTCATGCACACGCTGCCGCCGATCAACTACTACACTCACGGCAGCCAGGTCACCGTCTCGCACGGGCACCTCGCCTTCTTCGGCGCCTATGCCCTGTTGAACCTGACCATCTTCTACTTCGCCATGCCGCGCCTGAAGGGAATCAACAAGTACCAGGACCGCCTGGGCAAGTGGGGCTTCTGGATCACCACCATCGGCATGTTCATACTGGGGCTCGTCTTCGGCATCGCCGGGATCCTGCAGACCTACCTGGAGCGTTTTCTGGACATCGGTTACAGCACCGCGCACCTCACCATGATGTTCTGGTTCCGGGTCGCCTTCGGCGTCGGTCTCGTTTTCCTCGCGGGCGTGGTCATCACCGTGTACCACCTCTTTACCATCAAGCCGTCCAGCATCCCCGCACCCGAACCCGTGGTGACGCCCGCCTCCAACATCTGA
- the xseA gene encoding exodeoxyribonuclease VII large subunit: MQLFKERRVLTVSALTALVRGLLEENFDQVWVEGEISNLACPQSGHCYFTLKDPGAQIRCVMFRGAFRTLKFTPRDGMRVLLRARMTLFEPRGEYQLSVDAMEPQGIGGLQLAFIQLKERLAKEGLFSELHKREIPKLPRKIGVVTSPTGAAIRDILTVLSRRFANVELLIAPVRVQGEGAAQEIAAAIADLNRAGNVDVMIVGRGGGSLEDLWAFNEEVVARAIHKSTVPVISAVGHEIDFTIADFVADLRAATPSAAAELVVQSKQELTATVEALSHRLQVAQLRRLERSRALVTALSRAITDPSRILGHLAQRVDSLDARLVREAGLILDDASERIVTLSARLARQSPALTLQRNAERLSTLSLRLDHAMTRRLACAAESVGLATGTLNAVSPLATLSRGYSIARKLPGRSVVTSFRQIAPGDRLELSLAAGYALCTVEGAAGQSESLTAPERSV; encoded by the coding sequence GTGCAACTTTTCAAAGAACGCCGTGTCCTGACGGTGAGCGCATTGACGGCGCTGGTGCGCGGCCTCTTGGAGGAGAACTTCGATCAGGTCTGGGTTGAGGGGGAAATCTCCAACCTCGCCTGCCCGCAGTCGGGACACTGCTACTTCACCCTCAAGGACCCCGGCGCCCAGATCCGCTGCGTCATGTTCCGCGGCGCCTTCCGTACCCTCAAGTTCACCCCCCGCGACGGTATGCGCGTGCTGCTGCGCGCCCGCATGACCCTGTTCGAGCCGCGCGGCGAATACCAGCTCTCCGTCGACGCCATGGAACCGCAGGGGATCGGCGGGCTTCAACTTGCCTTCATCCAGTTGAAGGAGCGCCTCGCCAAGGAGGGGCTCTTCTCGGAGCTGCACAAGCGCGAGATCCCGAAACTCCCCCGCAAAATTGGCGTGGTTACCTCGCCCACCGGCGCCGCCATCCGCGACATCCTCACCGTGCTCTCGCGCCGCTTCGCCAACGTGGAACTATTAATCGCGCCGGTCCGGGTGCAAGGGGAGGGGGCGGCCCAGGAGATCGCAGCCGCCATCGCCGACCTGAACCGCGCCGGCAACGTAGACGTCATGATCGTCGGACGCGGTGGCGGATCGCTGGAGGACCTGTGGGCCTTCAACGAAGAGGTGGTGGCACGCGCCATTCATAAATCCACCGTTCCGGTTATCTCGGCGGTGGGGCACGAGATCGACTTTACCATCGCCGATTTCGTCGCCGACCTGCGTGCCGCCACGCCGTCGGCCGCGGCTGAACTGGTGGTGCAAAGTAAGCAGGAACTGACCGCGACGGTTGAGGCCTTGAGCCACCGGCTCCAGGTCGCGCAGTTGCGCCGGCTGGAGCGCTCGCGCGCCCTGGTGACGGCGCTGAGCCGGGCCATCACCGACCCGAGCCGCATCCTCGGCCACCTGGCGCAGCGGGTCGACTCGCTCGACGCCCGCCTGGTGCGGGAGGCGGGGCTCATCCTCGACGACGCTTCGGAGCGTATCGTTACCCTGTCGGCGCGCCTGGCCCGGCAGAGCCCCGCACTCACCCTGCAGCGCAACGCGGAACGGCTCTCGACGCTGTCGCTGCGCCTGGACCACGCCATGACCCGGCGCCTGGCCTGCGCCGCAGAGAGTGTCGGCCTCGCCACCGGCACCCTCAACGCGGTTTCTCCGCTCGCCACCCTGTCCCGCGGCTACAGCATCGCCCGCAAGCTCCCCGGCCGTTCCGTGGTCACCTCGTTCCGCCAGATCGCCCCCGGCGACCGGCTGGAACTCTCGCTTGCCGCCGGTTATGCCCTTTGCACCGTGGAGGGAGCCGCCGGGCAGAGTGAATCCTTGACGGCACCAGAGCGATCGGTATAA
- a CDS encoding polyprenyl synthetase family protein, with product MDLKEYLKQKCQLVDQALERYLPDANELPASLHSAMRYSVFAGGKRVRPVLMLAASEAVGGSADAVMPAACAMEMIHTYSLIHDDLPAMDNDDFRRGNPTNHKVYGEATAILAGDALLTEAFILLSNGTGGDPAARLRVIQEIAVASGSRGMVGGQVVDMESEGRHDVDLATLSYIHTHKTGALIRASVRCGAILGAATEEQFKSLTRYADAIGLAFQIADDILDVEGTTEELGKDAGSDQARGKATYPALMGLEASKARAHELVEIALDALATFDERAEPLRAIASYIVKRKS from the coding sequence ATGGATCTTAAGGAATACCTGAAGCAGAAATGCCAGCTGGTCGACCAGGCGCTGGAGCGCTACCTTCCCGATGCCAATGAGCTGCCGGCATCCCTCCATAGCGCCATGCGCTACTCCGTTTTCGCCGGTGGCAAAAGGGTCCGGCCGGTGCTGATGCTGGCGGCCAGCGAGGCGGTGGGCGGCTCCGCGGATGCCGTGATGCCGGCGGCCTGCGCCATGGAGATGATCCACACCTACTCGCTGATCCATGACGACCTTCCAGCCATGGACAACGATGACTTCCGCAGGGGCAACCCCACCAACCATAAAGTCTATGGGGAGGCCACTGCCATCCTGGCCGGCGACGCCCTTTTGACCGAGGCCTTTATCCTGCTCTCCAACGGCACCGGCGGGGATCCCGCGGCACGGCTCAGGGTGATCCAGGAGATCGCCGTCGCCTCCGGCTCGCGCGGCATGGTGGGCGGCCAGGTAGTCGACATGGAAAGCGAAGGGCGCCACGACGTCGACCTCGCCACGCTCTCCTACATCCACACCCACAAGACCGGCGCGCTGATCCGCGCCTCGGTCCGCTGCGGCGCCATCCTGGGAGCGGCGACCGAGGAACAGTTCAAGTCGCTCACCCGCTACGCCGACGCCATCGGTCTCGCCTTCCAGATCGCCGACGACATCCTCGATGTCGAGGGGACCACGGAGGAACTGGGCAAGGACGCCGGCAGTGATCAGGCCCGCGGCAAGGCGACCTATCCGGCGCTGATGGGACTGGAAGCGTCCAAGGCCCGCGCCCACGAACTGGTAGAGATAGCGCTGGACGCACTCGCCACATTCGACGAGCGGGCGGAGCCGCTGCGCGCCATCGCGTCGTACATCGTGAAAAGGAAATCGTAA
- the hcp gene encoding hydroxylamine reductase, with amino-acid sequence MSMFCRQCEQAAKGTGCEVVGVCGKNPEVAALLDLMMYGLKGLAIYADKARELDVRNTVADMFLIEGLFTTVTNVDFDPVQLAGKLRKCYDLKEQVKAMYETAYREKNGAAAPAIADGPAAWVIADNLEGLVAQGQAQGVKSQHSDPDILSAIEIIIYGLKGMAAYAEHAIILGKTDEEVFAFFHKALAATTDGSKGLMDLVGIAMECGKLNIKVMEMLNTGHVEHYGHPVPTKVQLGTRKNKGILVSGHDLRMLEELLKQTEGKGIDIYTHGEMLPAHGYPGLKKYSHLYGNFGGAWQDQAKEFPNFPGAIIFNTNCIQRPADSYKDRLFTWGEVGWPGAKHLTGWKFDEVINKALECPDLPDAPGQEILTGFGHNAVLGVADKVIEAVKAGAVKHFFLIGGCDGAKSGRNYYTEFAEKVPKDCVILTLACGKYRFNKLEFGDIGGIPRLLDVGQCNDAYSAVQIASALAGAFNCGLNDLPLSFILSWYEQKAHVILLSLLYLGVKNIKLGPALPAYLSPNVLQFLVDNFNIGQIGTVDADLKASLGQ; translated from the coding sequence ATGTCGATGTTTTGCCGTCAATGTGAGCAGGCCGCCAAGGGAACCGGGTGCGAGGTAGTGGGTGTGTGCGGGAAGAATCCCGAGGTTGCGGCGCTTCTGGACCTGATGATGTACGGTCTGAAGGGGCTGGCTATTTACGCTGACAAGGCAAGGGAACTGGACGTGCGCAACACGGTCGCTGATATGTTCCTCATCGAGGGGCTTTTTACCACCGTCACCAACGTAGATTTCGATCCGGTGCAGTTGGCTGGCAAGTTGAGGAAATGCTATGACCTGAAGGAGCAGGTGAAGGCGATGTACGAGACCGCCTACCGCGAGAAGAACGGCGCGGCGGCTCCCGCCATCGCCGACGGCCCGGCAGCGTGGGTGATCGCCGACAACCTGGAAGGGCTCGTGGCACAGGGGCAGGCGCAGGGCGTGAAGAGCCAGCACAGCGACCCCGATATCCTTTCCGCCATCGAGATCATCATCTACGGTCTGAAGGGAATGGCCGCCTACGCGGAACACGCCATCATCCTGGGCAAGACCGACGAGGAGGTGTTTGCCTTCTTCCACAAAGCGCTCGCCGCCACCACCGACGGCAGCAAGGGGCTCATGGATTTAGTGGGCATCGCCATGGAGTGCGGCAAGCTGAACATCAAGGTAATGGAGATGCTGAACACCGGGCATGTGGAGCACTACGGGCACCCGGTCCCGACCAAGGTCCAGCTCGGCACTCGCAAGAACAAGGGCATCCTTGTTTCCGGCCACGACCTGCGCATGCTCGAGGAGCTCTTGAAGCAGACCGAAGGGAAGGGGATCGACATCTACACCCACGGCGAGATGCTCCCGGCCCACGGCTACCCCGGCCTCAAGAAGTACTCGCACCTCTACGGCAACTTCGGGGGGGCGTGGCAGGACCAGGCCAAGGAATTCCCGAACTTCCCGGGCGCCATCATCTTCAACACCAACTGCATCCAGCGCCCGGCCGACAGCTATAAAGACCGTCTCTTCACCTGGGGTGAAGTGGGGTGGCCCGGCGCCAAGCACCTGACTGGGTGGAAGTTCGACGAGGTGATCAACAAGGCCCTTGAGTGCCCGGACCTCCCCGACGCCCCTGGCCAGGAGATCCTGACCGGTTTCGGTCACAACGCGGTACTGGGGGTGGCCGACAAGGTAATCGAGGCGGTCAAGGCGGGGGCGGTGAAGCACTTCTTTCTGATCGGCGGCTGCGACGGCGCGAAGAGCGGCCGTAACTACTACACCGAGTTTGCCGAGAAGGTACCCAAGGACTGCGTCATCCTGACCCTTGCCTGCGGCAAGTACCGTTTTAACAAGCTCGAGTTCGGCGACATCGGCGGCATCCCGCGTCTTCTGGACGTCGGGCAGTGCAACGACGCCTACTCCGCGGTGCAGATCGCTTCTGCGCTCGCCGGCGCCTTCAACTGCGGCCTCAACGACCTGCCGCTCTCCTTCATCCTTTCCTGGTACGAGCAGAAGGCGCACGTCATCCTGCTGTCGCTGCTGTACCTCGGTGTTAAGAACATCAAGCTTGGTCCGGCGCTTCCGGCGTACCTGTCGCCCAACGTTTTGCAGTTCCTGGTCGACAACTTCAACATTGGCCAGATAGGGACAGTGGATGCGGACCTGAAGGCGAGCCTCGGGCAATAA
- the ric gene encoding iron-sulfur cluster repair di-iron protein, which yields MEKSTPEPAEKTNMETVGSVVARDFRTAQVFEKYGIDFCCGGNLPLAQACRERGIDLAVLVCDLEETSAHPLERSQNYDAWELPFLADYIVNAHHGYLKESVPTITAYTNKIAQVHGPNHPEVVQIAQIFEKMATDLMQHLKSEEEQLFPAIRKLIELRKEGGAPNPEEIKKLKAVLAELGHEHDEVGAAVHEIRRLSKNYAVPADACNTFMVTYQKLEEFEDDLHKHVHLENNILFPKAAKL from the coding sequence ATGGAAAAATCAACTCCGGAACCAGCTGAAAAAACCAACATGGAAACCGTAGGCTCGGTGGTTGCGAGAGATTTTCGCACCGCTCAAGTCTTTGAGAAATACGGCATCGACTTCTGCTGCGGCGGTAACTTGCCGCTGGCCCAGGCCTGCCGCGAAAGAGGGATTGACCTCGCGGTACTCGTGTGCGACCTGGAAGAAACATCGGCCCATCCACTAGAGCGCAGCCAGAATTACGACGCATGGGAACTTCCGTTCCTGGCCGACTACATCGTCAACGCGCACCACGGCTACCTCAAGGAGAGCGTCCCGACCATCACCGCCTACACCAACAAGATCGCACAGGTGCACGGCCCCAACCACCCCGAGGTGGTGCAGATCGCCCAGATCTTCGAGAAGATGGCGACCGACCTGATGCAGCACCTGAAAAGCGAGGAGGAACAACTCTTCCCAGCCATCAGGAAGCTGATCGAATTGAGGAAGGAAGGCGGGGCGCCAAACCCCGAGGAGATCAAGAAACTGAAGGCCGTCCTTGCGGAACTGGGGCATGAGCATGACGAAGTCGGCGCCGCGGTGCACGAGATTCGCCGTCTGTCCAAGAACTACGCCGTCCCCGCCGACGCCTGCAACACCTTCATGGTCACCTATCAGAAACTGGAAGAGTTCGAGGACGACCTGCACAAGCACGTTCACCTGGAGAACAACATCCTGTTCCCTAAAGCAGCCAAGCTCTAG
- a CDS encoding bacteriohemerythrin: MLVQWRDDLSIGMLEIDVQHKLLFDKFNAFVNAYQSNQDQDEIMRMFWFLEAYAVTHFKEEEKLMQQVRYPDYVAHREKHLAFIDQINQLKERLKVEGLSQNVVNSMTNFITSWLIDHISTMDRAIGRFVNNSSASP, from the coding sequence ATGCTGGTCCAGTGGAGAGACGATCTCAGCATCGGGATGCTGGAGATCGACGTTCAACACAAGCTGCTTTTCGACAAGTTCAACGCCTTCGTCAACGCCTACCAGTCCAACCAGGACCAGGACGAGATCATGCGCATGTTCTGGTTCCTGGAAGCATACGCCGTCACGCACTTCAAGGAAGAGGAGAAGCTGATGCAGCAGGTCCGCTACCCTGACTACGTGGCGCACCGCGAAAAGCACCTTGCCTTCATCGACCAGATCAACCAACTCAAAGAGCGCCTGAAGGTCGAGGGGCTTAGCCAAAACGTGGTCAACTCCATGACCAACTTCATCACCAGTTGGCTCATCGACCACATCTCCACCATGGACCGTGCCATCGGCCGCTTCGTCAACAATTCGTCGGCCTCCCCCTGA
- a CDS encoding exodeoxyribonuclease VII small subunit, with translation MAVEKFETALKKLEDVVKKLEGGELSLEDSLKAFEEGVKYSAFCSKKLNEAERRVELLVKQRDGSLTTRPFDEEE, from the coding sequence ATGGCCGTTGAGAAGTTCGAGACCGCACTGAAAAAGCTCGAGGACGTCGTGAAGAAGCTGGAAGGGGGAGAGCTCTCGCTTGAGGATTCCCTGAAGGCCTTCGAGGAGGGGGTGAAGTATTCCGCCTTCTGCTCCAAGAAGCTCAACGAGGCCGAGCGACGGGTCGAACTGCTCGTCAAGCAGCGCGACGGCAGCCTCACCACAAGGCCCTTCGACGAGGAGGAGTAG
- a CDS encoding ParA family protein: MRAMKNYPYVITVSSEKGGVGKTTLATNLAIFLKALDENLPVSIFSFDNHFTIDKMFSIKGQKLNGTVADLLLETRGRDLLHTGQYGVNYIPSSTTLPELRGSLKGPMVLARLLAMSEIPGILIVDTRPDLDVMTQNALYAADRVLVPIKDMASMDNCRNIFELFDKRGLDRKSLSLIPCLIDERIKFEGMFKDQKTLLKAFAINRGFRCSDTFISKSPKVESLNTNPEGKIYPVLTHGRGTDVYGQFAALGQTCLNEFYETEEPRAMLYDKWQHEENKRKKEEYFGRLSGLKSQCLVCGKELSQESQVSYYCESSDGAASGYMEADCFTGFLVSTIFKIERQLPPDDPTRQMIHQTALESVFVLNPGVGNEAGSIDFHRFDLSGSELLKKKYPLARAPQRDGFSGIMSETLSGYEGGLRDAFLMVHPVNGDNPASILVDDKYREVAKLKKKIAAQL, translated from the coding sequence ATGCGCGCCATGAAAAATTACCCTTATGTAATAACTGTTTCCTCGGAAAAGGGGGGCGTCGGCAAGACGACCCTGGCCACTAACCTCGCCATCTTCCTCAAGGCCCTGGACGAAAATCTGCCGGTGTCGATCTTCTCCTTCGACAACCACTTCACCATCGACAAGATGTTCTCGATCAAGGGGCAGAAACTGAACGGGACCGTGGCCGACCTCCTGCTGGAGACCCGCGGGCGTGACCTGTTGCACACCGGGCAGTACGGGGTCAACTACATCCCCTCCTCCACCACCCTTCCGGAACTACGTGGCTCGCTCAAGGGACCGATGGTGTTGGCCCGGCTTTTGGCAATGTCCGAGATCCCGGGGATACTGATCGTCGACACCCGCCCGGACCTCGACGTCATGACCCAAAACGCGCTCTACGCCGCGGACCGGGTGCTGGTCCCCATCAAGGACATGGCCAGCATGGATAACTGCCGCAACATCTTCGAGCTGTTCGACAAGCGGGGGCTGGACCGAAAGAGCCTGTCGCTGATCCCCTGCCTCATCGACGAGAGGATCAAGTTCGAAGGGATGTTCAAGGACCAGAAGACGCTGCTGAAGGCCTTCGCCATCAACCGCGGCTTCCGCTGCTCCGATACATTCATCTCCAAGAGCCCCAAAGTGGAGAGCCTCAACACCAACCCCGAAGGGAAGATCTACCCGGTCCTCACCCACGGGCGCGGCACCGACGTCTACGGCCAGTTCGCGGCGCTGGGGCAGACCTGCCTCAACGAGTTCTACGAGACCGAAGAACCGCGCGCCATGCTCTATGACAAGTGGCAGCACGAGGAGAACAAGAGGAAGAAAGAGGAATACTTCGGCAGGCTGTCCGGGCTGAAGAGCCAGTGCCTGGTGTGCGGCAAGGAGTTGAGCCAGGAATCGCAGGTTTCCTACTACTGCGAGAGCTCCGACGGTGCCGCCAGCGGCTACATGGAGGCCGACTGCTTCACCGGCTTCCTGGTCTCGACCATCTTCAAGATCGAGCGCCAGCTGCCGCCGGACGACCCTACCAGGCAGATGATCCACCAGACCGCGCTGGAGTCGGTGTTCGTGCTGAACCCCGGTGTCGGGAACGAGGCGGGGAGCATTGACTTCCACCGTTTCGACCTGAGCGGAAGCGAGTTGTTGAAGAAGAAGTACCCGCTGGCCCGCGCCCCACAGCGCGACGGCTTCTCCGGAATCATGTCCGAAACCCTGTCCGGCTACGAAGGCGGATTGCGCGACGCCTTCCTGATGGTTCACCCCGTGAACGGCGACAACCCCGCCTCCATCCTGGTGGACGACAAGTACCGGGAAGTAGCAAAGCTCAAGAAGAAGATCGCTGCGCAGCTATAA
- a CDS encoding c-type cytochrome: MTGKTARLIFWVGTLTSAAIFLWQTYDFHMQTPKFTHTDKLTAEVVAGKKVWHKYNCNDCHTILGFGGYYAPDMTKAFYRLGENNIASIVQHPDVMYKNSFRKMPQLGVNETEARQLVSFLRWVGDIENRHWPPQDEKFVQAYKLRETQPQKLDKVHLVLQACGGCHTFENQGRNVGGDLTTIANRITYDRQTLINYMINPQSVRPGVTMPPQDVSPQTAAIIADFILSLKSTKEVSK, translated from the coding sequence ATGACCGGAAAAACAGCCCGGCTGATCTTCTGGGTGGGAACCCTCACCTCGGCAGCGATTTTCCTCTGGCAAACCTATGACTTCCACATGCAGACCCCCAAGTTCACCCACACCGACAAGCTCACCGCGGAAGTAGTGGCCGGCAAGAAGGTCTGGCACAAGTACAACTGCAATGACTGCCACACCATCCTCGGCTTCGGCGGCTACTACGCGCCGGACATGACCAAGGCCTTCTACCGGCTCGGAGAGAACAACATCGCCTCCATCGTTCAGCACCCCGACGTCATGTACAAAAACTCGTTCCGGAAGATGCCCCAACTGGGGGTGAACGAGACCGAGGCCAGGCAGCTGGTCAGCTTCCTGCGCTGGGTAGGCGACATCGAAAACCGGCACTGGCCCCCGCAGGACGAGAAGTTCGTACAAGCTTACAAGCTGCGCGAGACCCAGCCGCAGAAACTGGACAAGGTGCACCTAGTGCTTCAGGCGTGCGGCGGCTGCCACACCTTCGAAAACCAGGGACGCAACGTGGGCGGCGATCTCACCACCATTGCCAATCGGATTACCTACGATCGCCAGACCCTGATCAACTACATGATCAATCCTCAGTCGGTGCGCCCCGGCGTGACCATGCCGCCGCAGGACGTGAGCCCGCAGACGGCAGCCATAATCGCGGACTTCATCCTGAGCCTTAAGTCCACCAAGGAGGTGAGCAAATGA
- a CDS encoding divergent polysaccharide deacetylase family protein — protein MARKGKAVNRRKPAPGGGGRKPLMALLIVAVLIAAAFFLLEHFKKPTPPPQPPPKTAPGPDKHQPMPVRQAPVQQQVSTAQAPAAKPHPAALPKATGPGRLAIIIDDMGTSMQELKTLQSIGQPLTYSVIPSLAHAKQVAEGAHTAGAQVMVHMPMEPEGYPKQKMESIGVLVAMDDAEIASRIRSYFATVPHAVGANNHMGSRFTQDAAKMKVVLQILKEKGLFFVDSKTSPASVGYREAKALGMKCAARQVFLDNVQDESAIGKQLTQAAAIARKRGAAIAICHPHPATMRALKLYMPELAKSGITFVHVSELIN, from the coding sequence TTGGCAAGAAAAGGCAAGGCGGTAAACAGGCGTAAGCCTGCTCCCGGCGGTGGTGGACGCAAGCCGCTCATGGCACTTCTGATCGTCGCGGTACTGATCGCGGCAGCGTTCTTTCTCCTGGAGCACTTTAAAAAACCTACTCCGCCGCCCCAACCTCCGCCCAAGACCGCACCCGGCCCGGACAAGCATCAGCCGATGCCAGTACGGCAGGCCCCGGTGCAGCAGCAGGTTTCCACCGCCCAGGCGCCGGCCGCAAAACCGCATCCGGCCGCACTCCCCAAGGCCACCGGCCCCGGTCGCCTCGCCATCATCATCGACGACATGGGTACCAGCATGCAGGAGTTGAAGACGCTGCAGTCGATCGGGCAGCCGCTCACCTACTCGGTCATCCCGAGTCTCGCCCACGCGAAACAGGTGGCCGAAGGGGCGCACACGGCTGGCGCCCAGGTCATGGTGCACATGCCTATGGAGCCGGAGGGGTATCCCAAGCAGAAGATGGAGTCGATCGGGGTGCTGGTCGCCATGGACGACGCCGAGATAGCGAGCCGAATCCGGAGCTATTTCGCGACGGTGCCCCATGCGGTCGGCGCCAACAACCACATGGGGTCGCGCTTCACCCAGGACGCGGCCAAGATGAAGGTGGTGCTGCAGATATTGAAGGAGAAGGGACTTTTCTTCGTGGACAGCAAGACCTCGCCGGCCTCGGTCGGGTACCGGGAGGCGAAGGCGCTGGGGATGAAGTGTGCGGCGCGCCAGGTGTTTCTGGACAACGTGCAGGACGAAAGCGCTATCGGCAAGCAGTTGACGCAGGCCGCTGCCATAGCAAGAAAAAGGGGCGCGGCGATAGCAATCTGTCATCCCCACCCTGCAACCATGCGAGCCCTGAAGCTCTATATGCCCGAACTGGCCAAAAGCGGCATCACCTTTGTGCACGTGTCGGAGTTGATCAACTAG